The stretch of DNA AATATGGCCTGACTCCTTAAGTTGTGAGTCATGTCACTTGGCGATATCAACCACAGTAGTGTGGGGGTGTATTGCACAATGGCAGCAAGCTTGAAGTGCCCTCTGCCAGGCGGAGTTGTGTGCTGTGTAAGAGGCAGGGATGTGATCTTGAAAGACTGTCTGATATCCTGGCCTTGACCGACACTCCACAGCCTAGAGTTGTCAGCTCAGTCATATTACTGCCACTGACAAAGGAACGACGGGCTCACCCCAAAATGAATACTCTGTCATGTAGTTACTCCTTTGAGGTGCATACAACTTCCAGCCACACATCAAGCAGCTCTTCTCCTAATTGAAGTGAACAGGTTTCACTTTTTCACCGTTCCAAAAAACGCAGAAAATGAGCATCACATTTCTCCTGTGCAGCATAAGTGTTTTTTTAGCCATTCAACGGCACTGCGACCCCATAAGGCTGTTATTTACTTCATTATCTTGTGTAATTCCCTCACAAGCAGTTTCTTGTTTATGGAAGTGAAAATGAAGCTAATTGTGGCTAGAACTGTTTCCCTAAGTCACTTTTGTCACATCATCTTTTGTGGTGAGGACAATATTACGAACACCTCTTCTTGGTAACTTGCTAATATTTAGTTCCTGGTAGTTCATTCTCTTTATCAAATCTCTTAAGCCAAATTGCTCACTGTGACTTTTTACAATGTGGTATATCATACTAATTTTTGTACTCAACCTACTTCCCTTCTTCGGGGCATGTTTTGAAGTTCTTGCTTTCAGTAGCTTGTATCTATTCTTTTTGACTAACATTAGTGCTTGCTTCAGGTCCTGCTTTCTTGTACTACCAAAgcctgcttttaaaaaaaaaaaaaaaaaaaaaaaaaaaaaaatcactcttgCCAACCCATGACTGAATACGTAGCTCTTATATTCTGTACCCATCTCATGCCATTATTATCACCATGCCCAGTCTAATGGCAGAATAGCCGTGGGcaatgggtgtttttttttttttattattattttttttgataTATTAGGGAAGCCATTATGCTTTAAATAGGACTGCAGCAGGAGGACTCTTTCTACATTAGGTGACATCATCTCTCCGGCCCTGCGGTGGTACTTGGAGTCAACAGCAAAGAATAGGGTGTGTCTCATTGCACTGCTTTTCTCTGACACCACAGTGTGTAGAGAGCACTTGATTGGCCTGGATTCTAGGGTCAAGAGGTTGATAGCAATTGTAGATGACTCTAGGAGGACAAAGGAAGTCAGTTGACACAGTTGGAAAGTGCATTGTCTGctccgtttgtgtgtgtgtgtgtgtgtgttagtcagCCAGACAGATATTCATTTGTGATCATCCGGTCTATGAGTTGATAAAGTGTATTATATAAAGGGCACAGTTTAGTTCAGAGTTGAACAGAGTTGTCATTTTTGATTAAGGAGAAGCTGTAGAAAACTAAGAATCTGTTGGCATGCATCTACTGTATAATGACGCCACCACTCGTAACATTCCTTAATTAATGTGGGTGGTCCAATAGTGGCTAAGTCTAATCTCAATACGCTTCTCTGTAGCACAAATAAAATCCAAGCCTCTTTTTTGGCCTAGCGATGGCGTGACAAAGCAAAGCTGATGAATCTCTGGCTTTAGCCTCATGGCGATTATGTTCGTACTCCTCCATGGGTATACTGCATTAATGGACTGTGTAATACGACCCATTGccaaaatttaatttcaaaatgtagGCTGGGTTTACGGCAGTTGCCCGAGGTTTTTGTGGGATTGGGCTCTCCCCTCATGGCTACAGATGAACGCCACCTACTTCTACAGACCCCACACAATGAGTGTTGATTATAAAAAATGTTCTTAATTGTTTGTTATACAATCAAATCTAAGCCAAAagtatgtttctttgttttttttgtaataaatcaTGTTGTCATCATGTCTTGATTTTTCTGTGCTAACTCAGTAGTTAAAAGCATgatctgtcagtgtttttggcATTACTGTAAATATAACTTATAGTAGAACTCTCATGTATGAGGGTCTCATAAGTTGCTACTAGTTGGGAGTCTGTGCCACTTCCAGCTAATAGTGTTTTTCTCCTTGAGGACTGCACCAGTGGAAACTCCTCTTCttagatgtttgtgtgtgagcttcaTTTCGCAGGTTGGGTTTAGGATTAGGCTATGTTGTAATTGCCATGTTTCAAAACAGGTTCACTCCTCTAGCATGCACTGTGTTGTTGAAGCAGGATGAGGCTATGGCTAATCTCATTACTTTGTGTTGTTTATCTTTGTCTTTACAGACAGGACGCATTGACAAATCCTACCCTACAGTGTGTGGTCACACAGGCCCTGTGTTAGACATCGACTGGTGCCCCCACAATGACCAGGTCATTGCCAGCGGCTCTGAGGACTGCACAGTGATGGTAAGGTTTCCCTCATCCTTTCTACctgaactttgacctttgactccTTATTGtgtaaaacagcaacacatacacataaactaCTTAGTGACAGGAGACTACATGTTTTGATTGCAAAAGACTGGAGTTTTGTAGCCCCAGGATGGATACAGGCCTAACCCTCTGGATTAGATTAGGCTCAAATATGTGTCGTAGGAATCAGAGCTGGGGAATGATTTAGCTGTTTTTATTGGGCTGAGGTCACTGACTTGTTTGAGGCGGCTGCTGTACTTTCCTCCTTATATCCTTATTTGGTCCATGAAGGGCAGCGATCAGTGTGTGCTGCCTGCTTAGGTATGCCTCTGCCACTCCCTCACCTGAATGTGTTTAGCTTCCTGTTAAACCCGCTCTGAGGatcaaaaacaccacagcacatTTGAATCGGTGCCATTTTAAGTTCATGTTTGCAGTTGAACCAGTTGAACCATGTTTGCAGAAGTTGAACTATCACTGGTTCCTCTCTTTATGGTAATTTATATTGCTAGTAAAATTTCTCAGTTTCAGTAGGCTCTTGGTAGTGTTTAGTTTAGATTAGAGCTTCCTTATTAACAACTATAAGCGTCAGTGGTTCACTTCTACAGAGAATTTAACTTGTGCAGTATGAAAGGTCCTGTTGAGGAGGTTTGCAAAACACAAACCTCCCTCTTATAGTCTGTATTGTGTGGGATTTTGCAGGTCAAAGGAAAAGTTTTCTTCAGTGTTAGTAATGTTCACTGTGCTTATGTTGCCAAATTTGACTGTATGCCCCTCTATCAACAAATCTGTACTGAGTGCTGTTGACTTCTGAGTCTCTGCTGCCCTCCTCAGGTTGTGTAAGGGAATTGCCATTCATTGAGAGTTCTCTGTAAAATGTGTTGTCCAGTCATTCATTTACAAAATCCACAGTCAAGGGTAAAATGGAAGTCTTTCACTAGCAGAATTCCCTCTTTGTTTTCAACTCCTGACCCTCGCCTTCCCTTTCCTTAACAGGTGTGGCAGATCCCTGAAAATGGCCTGGTCACCTCCCTGTCTGAGCCGGTGGTGGTACTGGAGGGCCACTCCAAACGAGTTGGCATCATTTCATGGCACCCCACAGCACGCAATGTCCTTCTCAGTGCAGGTGAGTGtcttcccctctccccctccaaTGTCCATCATTAGGTTAgtggaaacaaactgaaaacaaacaacacctgaagaaaaaaaacaaaacattatggGAActcattcagagaaaaaaaatagcagggCAGGAAAACAGTTTAATTGGTGTTCTAGTCGTATTGATTAACATGATACCAGATACAGAGGCCCATCTGTTCTGATGAACCTTTAACAGAGCAGAtcccccaaaataaaatattttgccacTTCAACCTCTTATGCAGTCCATCCATCCACATAGCATCTGTGCAGTTtgatgaggtttccagtctgccgcAAGAGAACACCAGCACACTGTATCCTCAACTTCATTTTGCTCTGTTGGCAGGTTGTGACAACCAGATCATCATCTGGAACGTGGGCACAGGTGAACCGCTGATTACCCTGGAGGATATGCACCCTGACGTCATATACAGCGTCTGCTGGAACCGCAATGGCAGCCTCATCTGCACCGCCTGCAAAGACAAGACCATCCGTGTCATTGATCCCCGCAAGGAGAAGATTGTGGCGGTAAGCAGAGTTTCTAAAGGATTAATGTTGCCCTTTTCATTGATCATTTTATCTCTGGGAGAAGGGAAGATTGATCTGGGAAGTCAgatgagctgcttttttttaaatggagcaGCTTGGTGCTGCAGCAAGTACAGAGAAACAGACTGAGTTGCTTCTAGCTCCAGGGTCACCGCACTCTAGCTGAAGCAAGCCAAGTAAAGTTTAAACAgtataataaactttattttcaaataattcaCTTAAAAGCAATGTTTATGGTATGTTGTATAGAAAGAAGTAAAACAAGTCCAATAGTACAACAGGTAAGGATGAAATGAATACAAGAATTGTATTAAAAGGAAAATAGATGTGCAATATAAATGTACAATTGTAAATACACATAATTGCTGTACACTGGTCATAAATTATTCTGCCCTAACAACACTTCTGTATAGTTGTTACACAGCTTGAGCATACAAACATACCtctagtatttattttttcctatttgtttctttttttgttttgtttcaagtgaTACATGTGAGTAATAGAGGCTACTGTAAACTAGCCAAATTCCTTGTATGCATAAGCACACTTGCCCAATAAAATTGATTCTGAGtagaaaaaacagtaaaatattatTAAGAGATTGCATAAGAGACACCAcaagttaaaaatgaaaaataaaaaacagctgcATAAAGTACTTTAATTGAAGTTATCAGATAAACATAATACTGAATCAGCTTTTGCAAAGAGCCTTTGATGGAAAAGcccaaaagaaaagagaaatttcCTCCAGCAATCAGTGGTATATCCTGATAAAACTCCAGAATGTCAAGTAGTTTTATAAACTATTTTACAGCAAATTTTAGCAAATAACAAGGCCACACAGGTGTTAACATGGAGCTGACCTTTATTCcacaggagaaggagaaggcaCATGAGGGAGCTCGACCCATGAGGGCCATTTTCATGGCTGATGGGAATGTCTTCACCACAGGTTTCAGCCGCATGAGTGAGAGACAACTCGCCCTCTGGAACCCGGTAAGATGCACCTTGTGTGGCAGCTGCACTGCATAACTAGAGTACTCACAGGTTGTTGTCTAATGTTACAAACTACCACGGCCCTGAATTTATGTGTTATAATGTGGTGAAAAGCAGGCAGCGTGATAGCTGTGAGCATAATCAAGTACAGCCACAAGGCTCATACACATTGTGGTGTTTATCATTCATCTTAAATATGAGAATTTGTCTTATTCATCATGGCAGCATGCAGAAAAGGCTTACATTCAAacatcaaaaattcaaaaacttAAACAGCATTCACCTTTTACTGTATCTATCACCATACAGTCTAATGTAGTATCCACCATGTTTTCGGCCAATAAAATCCCCCAGGCTAACAGCAATTTATTACTGCTTTTTCAAGACTTTTTTCATCTCACTTGAAACCCTCTTAGGTAGAATTGATGTTCATGCCCAAGTCCTGCATTCCTGCACTCTTTGGCTCTCCCCTACCGAGCTGCTCTGATTGATCTTTATGCTTCATTTTTTAGCAAAGTATGGATGAGCCCATTTCTGTTCATGAGATGGACACCAGCAACGGAGTCCTCTTGCCCTTCTACGATCCAGACACCAATGTGGTTTACCTTTGTGGGAAGGTTAGTTCCCTTTAAGCACTGCATAGACAAATCAACCATGAAATAGTAAACAGTTAGAGGTATGGTCTTAATTTGGGTGCGGCTATTCAGAAATAAAGgtctatttgtctgtctttgaCAGGGTGACAGCAGTATCCGCTACTTTGAGATCACAGATGAGGCTCCATTTGTCCACTACCTCAACACCTTCACCACCAAGGAGCCCCAGCGGGGCATGGGCTACATGTCCAAGAGGGGCCTTGATGTCAATAAGTGTGAAATAGCAAGGTAAAAATAAACAGGCACATAGATTGTTAATCTTTGCCTCTGATATACAGAATTAATtctgtattttgatttttgccaGCCTTAACAATTGTGTAATTTCTTTACATCACCATTGGGCGGCAGTACCTACTCTAACATTAATAGTGAGCTTTCTTGGTAAAGTAAACATGGTTGTAGGAAACTGAGTGTTGTCGCTTTTCTTTAATCATGCACTGAATTGTGGCTAATAGATTTTTGTAACTTTATGTTGACAGGTTCTATAAATTGCATGAAAGGAAGTGTGAGCCTATCATCATGACTGTACCTAGAAAGGTGAGTCTTTATCCTTAAGGTTAACTCGCATgcagtttggttcagttcagaCCTTTATTGTCCCAAGAAGAGAAATTTGACTTGCGGCAGACCACTAAAGAGCATGTAATGTGTTGGTCCTAGTATGTCCTGACAGCTTCCCTTCTGACCCTCTCCCCCTCTAGTCGGACCTGTTCCAGGACGACTTGTACCCGGACACAGCTGGACCAGATGCTGCCCTGGAAGCTGAAGAGTGGTTTGAGGGCAAGAACGGAGACCCCATCCTCATCTCCCTCAAACACGGCTATGTCCCAGGCAAGAACCGCGACCTTAAGGTGGTCAAGAAGAACATTTTGGACAACAAGCTGCCCAAGAACACAGAGAATACAGGCCCAGCCAACAAGTCTGCCTCCCCCACTCCATCAATTG from Myripristis murdjan chromosome 9, fMyrMur1.1, whole genome shotgun sequence encodes:
- the coro1ca gene encoding coronin-1C-A; this encodes MLRRVVRQSKFRHVFGQAVKNDQCYDDIRVSRVTWDSSFCAVNPKFVAIIIEASGGGAFLVLPLHKTGRIDKSYPTVCGHTGPVLDIDWCPHNDQVIASGSEDCTVMVWQIPENGLVTSLSEPVVVLEGHSKRVGIISWHPTARNVLLSAGCDNQIIIWNVGTGEPLITLEDMHPDVIYSVCWNRNGSLICTACKDKTIRVIDPRKEKIVAEKEKAHEGARPMRAIFMADGNVFTTGFSRMSERQLALWNPQSMDEPISVHEMDTSNGVLLPFYDPDTNVVYLCGKGDSSIRYFEITDEAPFVHYLNTFTTKEPQRGMGYMSKRGLDVNKCEIARFYKLHERKCEPIIMTVPRKSDLFQDDLYPDTAGPDAALEAEEWFEGKNGDPILISLKHGYVPGKNRDLKVVKKNILDNKLPKNTENTGPANKSASPTPSIKSEAKLEEILKEIKSLKDLVSSQEKRIIKLEEQMSKIAI